A single genomic interval of Christensenellaceae bacterium 44-20 harbors:
- a CDS encoding MurR/RpiR family transcriptional regulator, which translates to MENTDFDLLHRIEEEYQSFSKGQKAIAAYIRDNYDKAAFMTAGALGRKVGVSESTVVRFAYALGYSGYPKLQKHLQEIIKNKLTTVQRLNFMEGLPADKIIDTVLKMEITNLKATREELDIESIKDVVRYLVHARKIYVIGFRSSAPLAQFLTYYLSYIFENPQLITLGTSDIYSQLLHVTSEDVVIGLGFPRYSMQTVKGLQFARSRHAKIVTITDNRISPLYELADRCILTKSDMNSFVDSLVAPLSIINAIIIMAGLEKKQALLENFSMMEQLWRENNTYAKHDYDFVHRAEGEGKM; encoded by the coding sequence ATGGAAAACACGGATTTTGATTTATTGCACCGCATTGAAGAAGAATATCAATCTTTTAGCAAAGGGCAAAAGGCGATTGCCGCCTACATCCGCGATAACTATGATAAGGCCGCTTTCATGACGGCGGGGGCTCTGGGCAGGAAAGTCGGTGTCAGCGAATCGACGGTCGTCCGCTTTGCCTATGCGCTGGGCTATTCAGGATACCCCAAACTGCAGAAACACCTGCAGGAGATCATCAAAAATAAGCTCACGACAGTACAGCGGCTGAACTTTATGGAGGGCCTGCCCGCGGATAAAATCATCGATACTGTGCTGAAAATGGAGATCACCAACCTGAAGGCGACGCGCGAAGAGCTGGATATTGAGAGCATCAAGGATGTCGTCCGCTATCTGGTGCATGCGAGAAAAATCTATGTCATCGGGTTCCGCAGCAGCGCGCCGCTGGCCCAGTTTTTGACGTATTATCTCAGCTATATTTTTGAAAACCCCCAGCTGATTACGCTGGGCACCTCGGATATTTATTCCCAGCTTCTGCATGTTACGAGCGAAGATGTGGTCATTGGCCTGGGTTTCCCGCGCTATTCCATGCAGACGGTAAAGGGGCTTCAGTTTGCGCGCAGCCGGCATGCCAAGATTGTAACGATCACGGATAACCGCATCTCGCCGCTCTATGAGCTGGCGGATCGCTGTATCCTGACAAAAAGTGATATGAACTCCTTTGTGGATTCGCTGGTTGCCCCGCTTTCCATCATCAACGCCATTATCATCATGGCGGGCCTGGAGAAAAAGCAGGCGCTGCTGGAGAATTTCAGCATGATGGAGCAGCTTTGGCGGGAAAACAACACCTATGCCAAGCATGATTACGATTTTGTGCACCGCGCGGAAGGCGAGGGAAAGATGTGA
- a CDS encoding NAD(P)/FAD-dependent oxidoreductase, protein MRVAVVGGGPAGMMAAYAAAQNHEVWLFEKNEKLGKKLFITGKGRCNLTNSAEIESFFSSVCRNAKFLYSAFYQFTNQDLMDALEKSGLKLKEERGGRVFPASDKSSDVIKTLERMLRGAGVVIRLHAHVDEILIQSGRIAGLAVNGEKMPFDKVVLATGGYSYPLTGSTGEGHEMAQKLGHTIEQIHPSLIPLVSPDPICKQLQGLSLKNVSLALLEGKKQCYFEQGEMLFTHFGVSGPLVLSASAQICDYSFADTKIEIDLKPALSREQLDRRILRDFEELKGKQLKNVLPKLYPKALGIEILKKIGLSGEISVGEVSRAQRESLVQATKAFSIKITGVRSINEAIITRGGVRTREVNPSTMESRKISGLFFAGELLDLDAYTGGFNLQIAFSTGYLAGMS, encoded by the coding sequence GTGAGAGTTGCTGTTGTCGGCGGTGGCCCTGCGGGGATGATGGCGGCCTATGCGGCTGCGCAGAATCACGAGGTCTGGCTGTTTGAGAAAAATGAAAAACTCGGAAAAAAGCTCTTTATCACAGGGAAGGGGCGGTGCAACCTGACCAATTCCGCTGAAATCGAGAGCTTTTTTTCGAGTGTTTGCAGAAACGCCAAATTTCTTTACAGCGCGTTTTATCAGTTTACCAACCAGGATCTGATGGATGCGCTGGAAAAGAGCGGCCTGAAGCTCAAGGAGGAGCGGGGCGGGAGGGTGTTTCCTGCCTCGGATAAATCCAGCGATGTCATCAAAACGCTGGAGCGTATGCTGAGGGGTGCTGGAGTCGTCATCCGCCTGCATGCACATGTTGATGAAATTCTGATCCAGAGTGGGAGAATCGCAGGGCTTGCCGTAAACGGCGAAAAAATGCCCTTTGACAAAGTCGTTCTGGCGACAGGGGGATATTCCTATCCGCTGACAGGAAGCACGGGAGAAGGGCACGAAATGGCTCAAAAACTGGGGCACACGATAGAGCAGATTCATCCCTCTCTGATTCCGCTGGTTTCGCCGGATCCCATCTGCAAGCAGTTGCAGGGATTGTCGCTGAAAAATGTATCGCTGGCGCTGCTAGAAGGAAAGAAACAGTGCTACTTTGAGCAGGGCGAGATGCTCTTCACGCATTTTGGCGTCTCCGGCCCGCTGGTGCTCTCGGCCAGCGCTCAAATTTGCGATTATAGCTTTGCAGATACCAAAATAGAGATTGATTTAAAGCCGGCATTGAGCAGAGAACAGCTGGATCGCCGCATTCTGAGGGATTTTGAAGAGCTCAAAGGCAAACAGCTGAAAAATGTGCTCCCAAAGCTTTATCCCAAGGCGCTGGGAATCGAGATTTTGAAAAAAATTGGGCTGAGCGGCGAAATTTCAGTCGGCGAAGTGAGCAGGGCGCAGAGGGAAAGCCTCGTTCAGGCAACGAAAGCGTTTTCGATCAAAATTACCGGTGTGCGCAGCATCAATGAGGCGATTATAACGCGGGGCGGCGTTCGGACTAGGGAAGTGAATCCTTCCACGATGGAGAGCAGAAAAATTTCCGGATTATTTTTTGCCGGAGAGCTGCTGGACCTGGATGCTTATACAGGCGGGTTTAACCTGCAAATCGCCTTCTCAACGGGCTATTTGGCCGGGATGAGCTAG